A stretch of Lathyrus oleraceus cultivar Zhongwan6 chromosome 6, CAAS_Psat_ZW6_1.0, whole genome shotgun sequence DNA encodes these proteins:
- the LOC127093239 gene encoding alternative NAD(P)H-ubiquinone oxidoreductase C1, chloroplastic/mitochondrial: MQISFSIFSEMSHIALTASPTVVAFHRGAKQWSTLFPSSWRSRGINPSSFPNSTRKRLPLRFFASGKNGVNGGVVDEISETVKAHTDFVWPDNKKPRVCILGGGFGGLYTALRLESLQWPEDKKPHE; encoded by the exons ATGCAAATTTCATTCTCCATCTTTTCAGAAATGTCACACATTGCTTTAACTGCATCACCCACCGTAGTCGCTTTTCACC GTGGAGCGAAACAATGGAGCACGCTGTTTCCGAGTAGCTGGAGAAGCAGGGGAATCAATCCATCCTCATTTCCAAATTCCACCAGAAAACGGTTACCGTTGCGGTTTTTTGCTTCTGGAAAAAATGGCGTCAATGGAGGTGTTGTGGATGAGATATCTGAAACAGTAAAGGCGCACACGGATTTCGTTTGGCCTGATAACAAG AAGCCTAGAGTGTGTATTTTAGGTGGTGGATTCGGTGGTTTATATACTGCTTTAAGGTTGGAATCACTCCAGTGGCCCGAAGACAAAAAGCCACAT GAATAA